In Candidatus Sedimenticola sp. (ex Thyasira tokunagai), the following proteins share a genomic window:
- a CDS encoding IS3 family transposase (programmed frameshift) has translation MGYPKERKESVLKKMLPPNNKTIPEISKEEGICEGTLYNWRKAARAEGRLMPDGDSTPTGWSATDKFTAVVETAPMNEAELSAYCRERGLYAEQIGEWREACEQANDWDRNQNKRLKDIRKVDEKRIKELERDLNRKEKALAETAALLVLRKKAQANLGGRRGRMINVPDRRRAVELIEEAVGAGASAQKACEVLEISLRTYKRWTDGDAVNADGRPDVKRPEPANKLKPEERQQILETCNEEAYQSLPPSQIVPALADKDTYIASESSFYRVLKEEDQLHRRGRVQAPRRVSKPAAYKATAPNQVWSWDITFLATTITGMFYRLYLVMDIYSRKIVGWEIHENETADNASLLIRKACLTEGIHERGLVLHSDNGSPMKGATMLATLQKLGVVPSFSRPSVSNDNPYSESLFGTMKYTPAFPSKPFESLDAARDWVYNFIRWYNEEHRHSGIQFVTPAQRHSGVELSILANRETVYEAAKQRNPERWSRETRNWTPVGEVWLNPENQDSRGAGIRDEAA, from the exons ATGGGTTATCCAAAAGAGCGGAAAGAATCGGTACTGAAAAAGATGCTGCCGCCGAACAATAAAACGATACCAGAGATATCCAAGGAGGAAGGGATCTGCGAAGGCACGCTGTACAACTGGAGAAAAGCAGCCCGTGCTGAAGGGCGATTGATGCCTGATGGAGACAGCACTCCCACCGGATGGAGTGCCACAGATAAGTTCACAGCGGTTGTTGAGACTGCACCAATGAATGAGGCTGAGCTATCCGCTTACTGTCGTGAGCGTGGACTGTATGCCGAACAGATCGGTGAGTGGCGAGAAGCCTGTGAACAAGCGAATGACTGGGATCGAAATCAGAACAAGCGGTTAAAGGATATCCGTAAAGTGGATGAGAAGCGGATCAAAGAGTTGGAGCGAGATCTTAACCGCAAAGAGAAAGCGCTAGCTGAAACCGCAGCCCTACTGGTTCTGAGAAAAAAAGCCCAGGCGA ATCTGGGGGGACGGAGAGGAAGAATGATCAATGTCCCAGATCGCCGTAGAGCTGTTGAATTGATCGAAGAAGCGGTAGGTGCCGGTGCATCAGCGCAAAAAGCCTGCGAGGTACTGGAGATCAGTCTGCGCACCTATAAGCGCTGGACTGATGGTGATGCGGTCAATGCCGATGGCCGACCGGATGTTAAACGCCCAGAGCCCGCGAACAAACTGAAACCGGAGGAGCGACAGCAGATCCTGGAGACGTGTAATGAGGAAGCATACCAAAGCCTACCGCCATCACAGATCGTACCGGCACTGGCCGACAAAGACACCTATATCGCTTCCGAGTCCAGCTTTTACAGGGTACTGAAGGAGGAAGATCAGTTGCATCGCCGTGGGAGAGTGCAAGCACCGAGGCGAGTGAGCAAGCCAGCGGCTTACAAGGCTACAGCCCCGAATCAGGTATGGAGTTGGGATATCACATTCTTGGCAACGACCATCACCGGAATGTTCTACAGGCTTTACCTAGTGATGGACATCTACAGCCGCAAGATTGTCGGGTGGGAAATCCACGAAAATGAGACAGCTGATAATGCCTCGCTGTTGATCCGTAAAGCCTGCCTGACGGAGGGTATCCATGAACGTGGGCTGGTGCTTCACTCTGATAATGGATCACCGATGAAAGGTGCAACCATGCTGGCGACACTGCAAAAGTTGGGTGTAGTGCCGTCATTCAGTCGCCCTTCGGTGAGCAACGACAACCCCTATTCTGAGAGTTTGTTTGGGACAATGAAATACACACCGGCATTTCCGTCGAAACCGTTTGAGAGCTTAGATGCTGCGCGTGACTGGGTTTACAATTTCATTCGCTGGTATAACGAAGAGCACCGTCACAGCGGGATTCAGTTCGTGACACCCGCCCAACGTCATAGTGGTGTGGAGCTGTCGATTCTTGCGAATCGGGAGACGGTCTACGAAGCTGCAAAGCAACGAAACCCAGAGCGTTGGAGTAGAGAAACACGGAACTGGACGCCAGTCGGTGAAGTATGGCTGAACCCGGAGAATCAGGACTCGAGAGGAGCTGGAATTAGAGACGAAGCAGCGTAG
- a CDS encoding IS3 family transposase: MGYPKERKESVLKKMLPPNNKTIPEISKEEGICEGTLYNWRKAARAEGRLMPDGDSTPTGWSATDKFTAVVETAPMNEAELSAYCRERGLYAEQIGEWREACEQANDWDRNQNKRLKDIRKVDEKRIKELERDLNRKEKALAETAALLVLRKKPRRSGGRRGRMINVPDRRRAVELIEEAVGAGASAQKACEVLEISLRTYKRWTDGDAVNADGRPDVKRPEPANKLKPEERQQILETCNEEAYQSLPPSQIVPALADKDTYIASESSFYRVLKEEDQLHRRGRVQAPRRVSKPAAYKATAPNQVWSWDITFLATTITGMFYRLYLVMDIYSRKIVGWEIHENETADNASLLIRKACLTEGIHERGLVLHSDNGSPMKGATMLATLQKLGVVPSFSRPSVSNDNPYSESLFGTMKYTPAFPSKPFESLDAARDWVYNFIRWYNEEHRHSGIQFVTPAQRHSGVELSILANRETVYEAAKQRNPERWSRETRNWTPVGEVWLNPENQDSRGAGIRDEAA, encoded by the coding sequence ATGGGTTATCCAAAAGAGCGGAAAGAATCGGTACTGAAAAAGATGCTGCCGCCGAACAATAAAACGATACCAGAGATATCCAAGGAGGAAGGGATCTGCGAAGGCACGCTGTACAACTGGAGAAAAGCAGCCCGTGCTGAAGGGCGATTGATGCCTGATGGAGACAGCACTCCCACCGGATGGAGTGCCACAGATAAGTTCACAGCGGTTGTTGAGACTGCACCAATGAATGAGGCTGAGCTATCCGCTTACTGTCGTGAGCGTGGACTGTATGCCGAACAGATCGGTGAGTGGCGAGAAGCCTGTGAACAAGCGAATGACTGGGATCGAAATCAGAACAAGCGGTTAAAGGATATCCGTAAAGTGGATGAGAAGCGGATCAAAGAGTTGGAGCGAGATCTTAACCGCAAAGAGAAAGCGCTAGCTGAAACCGCAGCCCTACTGGTTCTGAGAAAAAAGCCCAGGCGATCTGGGGGACGGAGAGGAAGAATGATCAATGTCCCAGATCGCCGTAGAGCTGTTGAATTGATCGAAGAAGCGGTAGGTGCCGGTGCATCAGCGCAAAAAGCCTGCGAGGTACTGGAGATCAGTCTGCGCACCTATAAGCGCTGGACTGATGGTGATGCGGTCAATGCCGATGGCCGACCGGATGTTAAACGCCCAGAGCCCGCGAACAAACTGAAACCGGAGGAGCGACAGCAGATCCTGGAGACGTGTAATGAGGAAGCATACCAAAGCCTACCGCCATCACAGATCGTACCGGCACTGGCCGACAAAGACACCTATATCGCTTCCGAGTCCAGCTTTTACAGGGTACTGAAGGAGGAAGATCAGTTGCATCGCCGTGGGAGAGTGCAAGCACCGAGGCGAGTGAGCAAGCCAGCGGCTTACAAGGCTACAGCCCCGAATCAGGTATGGAGTTGGGATATCACATTCTTGGCAACGACCATCACCGGAATGTTCTACAGGCTTTACCTAGTGATGGACATCTACAGCCGCAAGATTGTCGGGTGGGAAATCCACGAAAATGAGACAGCTGATAATGCCTCGCTGTTGATCCGTAAAGCCTGCCTGACGGAGGGTATCCATGAACGTGGGCTGGTGCTTCACTCTGATAATGGATCACCGATGAAAGGTGCAACCATGCTGGCGACACTGCAAAAGTTGGGTGTAGTGCCGTCATTCAGTCGCCCTTCGGTGAGCAACGACAACCCCTATTCTGAGAGTTTGTTTGGGACAATGAAATACACACCGGCATTTCCGTCGAAACCGTTTGAGAGCTTAGATGCTGCGCGTGACTGGGTTTACAATTTCATTCGCTGGTATAACGAAGAGCACCGTCACAGCGGGATTCAGTTCGTGACACCCGCCCAACGTCATAGTGGTGTGGAGCTGTCGATTCTTGCGAATCGGGAGACGGTCTACGAAGCTGCAAAGCAACGAAACCCAGAGCGTTGGAGTAGAGAAACACGGAACTGGACGCCAGTCGGTGAAGTATGGCTGAACCCGGAGAATCAGGACTCGAGAGGAGCTGGAATTAGAGACGAAGCAGCGTAG
- a CDS encoding transposase, translated as MRKNHSIDIKIQAVLKASRPGILASEVAEEIGIHTFSLYRWKKELRDAGLLDKMPDKIDVQTDLKLREQLKQLEKENKHLRMENAVLKKLEEMGDAKRKKPSK; from the coding sequence ATGAGAAAGAACCATTCAATCGATATCAAGATACAAGCGGTACTAAAAGCGAGCAGGCCTGGCATACTTGCCAGTGAGGTTGCGGAGGAAATAGGGATACATACATTTTCTTTGTATCGCTGGAAGAAGGAATTACGAGATGCGGGGTTACTCGATAAAATGCCTGATAAAATCGATGTTCAGACAGATTTGAAGCTCAGGGAGCAACTAAAACAGTTGGAGAAGGAGAATAAGCACCTAAGGATGGAGAATGCTGTTTTAAAAAAACTCGAGGAGATGGGCGACGCCAAAAGAAAGAAGCCTTCAAAATAA